A window from Prochlorococcus marinus CUG1435 encodes these proteins:
- a CDS encoding ABC transporter ATP-binding protein — protein sequence MLDLKEISYQPQTGERKIIDNLNLKVHENEIILICGNSGSGKTTLLEIISGLTNPQKGKITWKNKILSSRQRRWFCGVVFQFPERYFIGTTIGKELKIGHKSLREKNIEIVLNKVGLKKINLTQPPEQLSGGQQRRLAVAVQLLRNPSILLLDEPTAGLDYSMRNDVKNLILDLKNKNTIIIVTHEPALFEGIPSRILFLEKGKIKNFMKENHAG from the coding sequence ATGCTTGATTTAAAAGAAATATCTTATCAACCCCAAACTGGTGAAAGAAAAATAATAGACAATTTAAATTTAAAAGTTCATGAAAATGAAATCATTTTAATTTGCGGCAATAGTGGTTCTGGGAAAACAACACTACTCGAAATAATAAGCGGATTAACAAATCCGCAAAAGGGAAAAATTACTTGGAAGAATAAAATTTTGTCTTCTAGACAAAGAAGATGGTTTTGTGGAGTAGTATTCCAATTTCCTGAAAGATACTTTATAGGTACAACCATTGGTAAAGAATTAAAAATAGGCCATAAATCTTTAAGAGAAAAAAATATAGAAATAGTTTTAAATAAAGTTGGTTTGAAAAAAATTAATCTGACTCAACCGCCAGAACAGCTAAGTGGCGGACAACAAAGGCGGTTAGCTGTAGCAGTTCAACTTCTTAGAAACCCCTCAATTCTTTTACTTGATGAACCAACTGCTGGATTAGACTATTCAATGAGAAATGATGTGAAGAATTTAATTCTTGATTTAAAAAATAAAAATACAATTATTATTGTTACTCATGAACCTGCCTTATTTGAGGGAATTCCTTCTAGGATATTATTCTTGGAAAAAGGGAAAATCAAAAATTTTATGAAAGAAAATCATGCAGGATAG
- a CDS encoding DUF3531 family protein yields the protein MNIIFREVDPFNCWIWIRFSESPTQDEKNYLDGVFDSWYVLGRLGGFNSENMQTHEEGSDLSWMSYDNDQKNASLPALMHNLGIMEYQNLWGRCWVDFGTSDSISIDILINSLNEISNNYVKIEELIIGGENNDWTVEEHEDLVFKD from the coding sequence ATGAATATTATTTTTAGGGAAGTTGATCCTTTTAATTGTTGGATATGGATCAGGTTTTCAGAATCACCGACTCAAGACGAAAAAAATTATTTAGATGGTGTTTTTGATAGTTGGTACGTTTTAGGAAGGTTAGGTGGATTTAATTCTGAAAATATGCAAACTCATGAAGAGGGTTCCGATCTAAGTTGGATGTCCTATGATAATGACCAAAAAAATGCATCTCTTCCAGCCTTAATGCATAATTTAGGAATTATGGAATATCAAAATCTTTGGGGAAGATGTTGGGTTGATTTTGGAACTTCAGACTCCATTTCAATAGATATATTAATTAATTCTTTGAATGAGATATCAAATAATTATGTAAAAATTGAAGAGTTAATTATTGGGGGTGAAAATAATGATTGGACAGTTGAAGAACATGAAGATTTAGTTTTCAAAGATTAA
- a CDS encoding 16S rRNA (uracil(1498)-N(3))-methyltransferase, whose translation MEDLTRLIISHERIENIKNNNLELSKEEAHYLNKVMRIKNGKKIFIANGEGSLWKAIKVKNDCLEIIKSKKPYLSQEQEIHLLGIAVVIPKSGFEDILKMCTEIGIDYIQPLFSERQVNKNLNFSRKLLRWNLIINEAVEQSERLWKPFILNGMDIIEWLKSRDNQERVSISITREETLYDLNQWLRKQQEFVNKKGGIFWNVIGPEGGWSAKEIDFFKKNNITFVKLSETILRTSTASINASSILNQWRIDLKLKN comes from the coding sequence ATGGAAGACTTAACAAGATTAATTATTTCCCATGAAAGAATTGAAAATATTAAGAACAATAATTTAGAACTTTCTAAAGAAGAGGCTCATTATTTAAATAAAGTAATGAGGATAAAAAATGGTAAAAAAATATTTATAGCTAACGGAGAGGGTTCATTATGGAAAGCTATAAAAGTTAAAAATGATTGCTTAGAAATAATTAAATCAAAAAAACCTTACTTATCTCAAGAACAAGAAATTCACTTATTAGGAATAGCTGTTGTTATACCAAAAAGTGGTTTTGAGGATATTTTAAAAATGTGTACTGAAATAGGAATTGATTATATACAGCCATTATTTTCAGAAAGACAGGTAAACAAAAATTTAAATTTTTCTAGAAAACTTTTGAGATGGAATTTAATTATCAATGAAGCTGTTGAGCAAAGTGAGAGATTATGGAAACCATTTATTTTAAATGGAATGGATATTATTGAATGGCTAAAAAGTAGAGATAATCAAGAAAGAGTTTCAATTTCTATAACTAGAGAAGAAACACTATATGACTTAAATCAATGGTTAAGAAAACAACAAGAATTTGTAAATAAAAAAGGAGGTATTTTTTGGAATGTAATTGGTCCTGAAGGAGGTTGGTCCGCTAAAGAAATTGATTTTTTTAAAAAAAATAATATTACCTTTGTTAAGCTTTCCGAAACTATCTTGAGAACTTCAACAGCTAGTATTAACGCATCATCAATTCTAAATCAGTGGAGAATTGATTTGAAATTAAAGAATTAG
- a CDS encoding TIGR00297 family protein, with the protein MDLIRNQFFIGFCINFILIYIFCRIPLMTKSGWVSAGILGTILWGCLSWQGWMAVVIYLLFGSLVTKIGFKFKKEQGIAEKRGGRRGPENVWGSAATGLFLAIMTKFNAANVVMFKVGFAASFAAKLADTFGSEIGKRYGKDTYLITSLKKVDRGTEGGISIEGTLASVLGSIFMAFIMLRLSIISTKYHFIVVVVSGFLATLSESIIGAKYQNKYKLSNELVNAIQTSIASVFAIFALILYSYFLN; encoded by the coding sequence ATGGATTTAATTAGAAATCAATTTTTTATAGGTTTTTGCATTAATTTTATTTTGATTTATATATTTTGCAGGATTCCTTTGATGACAAAAAGTGGTTGGGTAAGTGCAGGAATCTTAGGAACAATTTTGTGGGGATGTTTGTCTTGGCAGGGATGGATGGCAGTTGTAATTTATTTATTATTTGGATCTCTCGTTACCAAAATAGGTTTTAAATTTAAAAAAGAACAAGGAATTGCTGAAAAAAGAGGCGGGAGGAGAGGTCCTGAGAATGTATGGGGCTCAGCAGCTACAGGATTATTTCTTGCCATTATGACCAAATTTAATGCTGCCAATGTAGTGATGTTTAAAGTAGGTTTTGCTGCAAGCTTTGCTGCAAAGTTGGCGGATACTTTTGGCAGCGAAATTGGAAAAAGATATGGTAAAGACACATACTTAATTACTTCACTTAAAAAGGTGGATAGGGGAACTGAAGGAGGAATAAGTATAGAAGGAACATTAGCTAGTGTTTTGGGATCAATATTTATGGCTTTTATAATGCTTCGGCTATCAATTATTTCTACAAAATATCATTTTATAGTTGTTGTAGTTTCAGGATTCTTGGCAACACTCTCTGAAAGTATTATTGGTGCTAAATATCAAAACAAATATAAATTAAGTAATGAATTGGTAAATGCTATTCAGACAAGTATTGCTTCTGTTTTTGCTATCTTTGCCCTTATTTTATATTCATATTTTTTAAATTAA
- a CDS encoding arylesterase encodes MISLPKQLVVIGDSSVYGWGDNEGGGWCERLRKDWCNNQNGPVIYQLGVRGDGIEKVSSRWEKEWSSRGETRRNKPKAILLNVGLNDTAAIGQINGRHQLDIDGFEYGLERLINEMKSQTNVFVIGLTPVDESKMPFAGCLWYSNDFCNSYERRMEEVCLNQNVPFLPTFREMYSDKRSKNWITHDGIHLNSEGHFWLFQRLKSWEILTKWKES; translated from the coding sequence GTGATTAGTTTACCAAAACAGCTAGTTGTAATTGGAGATAGCTCAGTTTATGGATGGGGAGATAATGAGGGTGGCGGATGGTGTGAGAGGCTTAGAAAAGATTGGTGCAACAACCAAAATGGGCCAGTTATTTATCAACTTGGCGTTAGGGGAGATGGGATAGAAAAAGTTTCATCTAGATGGGAAAAAGAATGGTCATCTAGAGGAGAAACGAGAAGAAATAAACCTAAAGCAATCCTACTAAATGTAGGTCTTAACGACACTGCAGCAATTGGTCAGATAAATGGAAGGCATCAATTAGATATAGATGGATTTGAATATGGATTAGAGAGGCTAATTAATGAAATGAAATCTCAAACAAATGTATTTGTTATTGGTTTGACACCAGTTGACGAAAGCAAAATGCCTTTCGCAGGATGTCTATGGTACTCAAATGATTTTTGTAATTCTTATGAAAGGAGAATGGAGGAAGTATGCCTCAATCAGAATGTCCCATTTCTTCCTACTTTTAGAGAAATGTACTCTGATAAAAGGAGTAAAAATTGGATTACGCATGATGGAATTCATCTAAATTCCGAAGGTCATTTCTGGCTTTTCCAAAGACTTAAAAGCTGGGAGATTCTTACAAAATGGAAGGAATCTTAG
- a CDS encoding phosphonate ABC transporter gives MQIYGINFSIGIIAICIPYIAVNSKVFAEQLETIDYKSFESINQINAPKFSSLLTIGWNPIINTFKNFGLYRLECSIRSTVILGLFGIGGIGTSIFLSFQTLNFRELWTYLWSLAILIILSGLIFKKIKFNTTNKILSIFFIAVFFITILFSFPYFLYFILNNFENFNSISSLFKSSSDLGLFDFLKVILETIILSLLSTGIAISLPPLVIGIFNNNSSKIFIKIFAFLLRLIPTPVILLTLLTFNNPSLSLAALTLGLHNAGITSKLLFTNLETQDRRNYIAMKSLGISKKTSWLLGLFSQQAKSYLAYCAYRSDIIIRETAIVGVIGSVGLGWQLQESLSSFAWQEVTIVLIAYSSIAIVGELINGKIKNSLT, from the coding sequence ATGCAAATATATGGAATAAATTTTTCGATAGGAATAATAGCTATATGTATACCTTATATTGCTGTAAATTCAAAAGTTTTTGCAGAACAATTAGAAACTATTGACTACAAAAGTTTTGAATCTATAAATCAAATAAATGCACCTAAATTTTCTTCTTTATTAACTATAGGATGGAATCCAATAATAAATACATTTAAAAACTTTGGTTTATATCGATTAGAATGTTCAATAAGAAGTACGGTGATTTTAGGACTTTTTGGGATTGGAGGAATAGGTACCAGTATTTTTTTATCTTTCCAAACTTTGAATTTTAGAGAGTTATGGACTTATTTATGGTCCTTAGCAATTTTGATAATTCTTTCCGGATTAATATTCAAAAAAATAAAATTTAATACTACAAATAAAATCCTATCTATTTTTTTCATTGCAGTTTTTTTCATAACAATTTTATTTTCTTTTCCATATTTTCTTTATTTTATTTTGAATAATTTTGAAAATTTTAATTCTATTAGTTCTCTATTTAAATCAAGCTCAGATTTAGGATTATTTGATTTCTTGAAAGTTATATTAGAAACAATAATTTTAAGTCTTTTATCAACAGGAATCGCAATTAGTTTACCTCCATTAGTAATAGGAATTTTTAACAACAATAGTTCTAAAATTTTTATAAAAATTTTTGCATTTTTGTTACGTTTAATACCTACACCTGTAATACTTCTAACTCTATTAACTTTTAATAATCCTTCTTTATCTTTAGCAGCTTTAACATTAGGTCTTCACAACGCTGGTATTACAAGCAAATTACTTTTTACAAATCTAGAAACCCAAGATAGGAGAAATTATATTGCAATGAAATCTCTAGGAATCTCAAAAAAGACTAGTTGGCTTTTAGGTTTATTTTCTCAACAAGCAAAAAGTTACTTAGCATATTGCGCTTATAGATCTGACATCATTATTAGAGAAACTGCAATTGTTGGTGTCATTGGAAGTGTTGGTCTAGGTTGGCAATTGCAAGAATCACTAAGTTCCTTCGCATGGCAAGAAGTCACCATAGTTTTGATAGCTTATAGCTCCATTGCAATAGTTGGCGAATTAATAAATGGTAAAATCAAAAATAGTTTAACTTGA
- a CDS encoding ATP-binding cassette domain-containing protein, translating into MNNTLLELKNISYKYKNNLILNKVNLKINSGEKIALLGKSGSGKTTLISVLNGTIKPTHGEVKLFSKSFEELDRKQKSKITTIWQDLRLIEDLSAEQNVNCGLLAENNFYFAFKNLLNISSFKKAHKYMQLCRLHNSIYDKKIGKLSGGQKQRVAIARSLIQGSNILLADEPFNNLDPKLITTIKNLLLENGDKNNTKISPKTALVALHRLDLLNDFDKVIGIRDGKIFFNIKRNNLKKLHLDKIY; encoded by the coding sequence ATGAATAATACTCTCTTAGAATTAAAAAATATATCTTATAAATACAAAAATAATCTGATTCTTAATAAAGTTAATTTGAAAATAAATTCAGGGGAGAAGATTGCACTTTTAGGTAAAAGCGGTTCAGGAAAAACTACACTTATATCCGTTCTTAATGGCACTATCAAGCCAACTCATGGTGAGGTTAAATTATTCAGTAAAAGTTTCGAGGAATTAGATAGAAAGCAGAAAAGTAAGATAACAACTATTTGGCAAGATTTAAGATTAATAGAAGATCTCTCTGCAGAACAAAATGTTAATTGTGGACTACTAGCGGAAAACAATTTTTATTTCGCTTTTAAAAATTTGCTAAATATAAGTTCTTTTAAGAAGGCACATAAATATATGCAATTATGTAGACTTCATAATTCTATTTACGACAAAAAAATCGGAAAACTATCTGGGGGGCAAAAACAAAGGGTGGCTATAGCTAGATCATTAATTCAAGGATCAAATATATTACTTGCAGATGAGCCTTTTAATAATTTAGATCCCAAATTAATAACAACAATTAAAAACCTTCTGCTAGAAAATGGAGATAAAAATAACACAAAAATATCCCCAAAGACCGCATTAGTTGCATTACATAGATTAGATTTGCTGAACGATTTCGATAAAGTTATTGGAATAAGGGATGGTAAAATTTTTTTCAATATTAAAAGAAATAACTTAAAGAAGCTTCATTTAGACAAAATATATTAA
- a CDS encoding putative selenate ABC transporter substrate-binding protein has translation MFNLKNFLLSSSLLFSIFSSPVFSNPKVLKVGAIPDQNQDVLDKRFNLFSKELSKQLDVEVKYIPVINYVAAVTGFRTKDLDLVWFGGLSGVQARLQTPNSIVIAQRDIDKEFKTVFIVNKNLELNPISNIKELKKLKNLRFTFGSENSTSGRLMPEYFLNRAGLEIKHFKGKKAGFSGSHDATIALVNSGAFDAGALNKQVWENTLKNNPKRTSNLELFWITPEYVDYHWIAQGDLENRFGEGFTKELKSVILNLDINQKSHKKVLDMFNAKRFINAEAKQYKNIEEIGRKLNKIR, from the coding sequence ATGTTTAATTTAAAAAATTTCCTACTAAGTTCATCTCTATTATTTTCTATTTTTTCATCACCTGTATTTTCAAATCCTAAAGTTTTAAAAGTTGGAGCAATACCTGATCAAAACCAAGATGTTTTGGACAAAAGATTTAATTTATTTTCAAAAGAATTATCCAAACAACTTGATGTAGAAGTTAAATACATTCCTGTTATTAATTATGTTGCAGCAGTAACTGGATTTAGAACTAAAGATTTAGATTTAGTTTGGTTTGGCGGTTTATCAGGAGTTCAAGCCAGACTACAAACTCCTAATTCAATTGTCATAGCTCAAAGAGATATCGATAAGGAATTTAAAACTGTTTTTATAGTAAACAAAAATTTAGAACTTAACCCAATTTCAAACATTAAAGAACTTAAAAAACTAAAGAATTTGAGATTTACTTTTGGCTCTGAAAACTCAACTTCTGGAAGATTAATGCCAGAATATTTTTTAAATCGAGCAGGGCTAGAAATTAAACACTTCAAAGGGAAAAAAGCAGGTTTTAGTGGGAGTCATGATGCCACTATAGCTTTAGTTAATAGTGGGGCATTTGATGCTGGAGCTTTAAATAAACAAGTTTGGGAAAACACTCTTAAAAATAATCCCAAAAGAACAAGTAATTTAGAATTATTCTGGATCACCCCAGAATATGTTGACTATCATTGGATTGCTCAAGGGGATCTTGAAAATAGATTCGGTGAAGGGTTTACAAAAGAACTTAAATCAGTAATTCTAAATTTAGATATAAATCAAAAATCACATAAAAAGGTTTTAGATATGTTCAATGCAAAAAGATTTATAAATGCAGAAGCAAAACAGTATAAAAATATAGAGGAAATAGGGAGGAAATTGAATAAAATTAGATGA
- a CDS encoding pyridoxal phosphate-dependent aminotransferase encodes MIQVNLSDRALSIEPSLTLQISAKANQLSAEGVDICNLSAGEPDFDAPKEVIEATSKAIFDGFTKYGPAAGNLDLRKAIANKLQIQNDLNYEFENVMVTNGAKQAIYNLFQVFLNTGDEVIIPSPYWLSYPQIVRLAGGKPIFTNSSAEDGFKINIEDLKSKISPKTKFIIINSPNNPTGRVMSKEELLQIADLARENPNINILSDEIYELIHKKEFKHYSLSSLANDLKDRIFMINGFAKGWAMTGWRIGYLVGHKDVIKASSALQSQSTSNVCSFVQKGALEALKINNEFFTKINSHYDQRRSLLYEGLKNINGIYIEEPKGAFYAFPKLPNSSITSIDFCNKALQDYGLVVVPGKAFGADQCIRISCAASEIKIKDGLERIEKAISENY; translated from the coding sequence ATGATTCAAGTTAATTTATCTGATAGGGCACTTTCAATTGAGCCTTCTCTTACATTGCAGATAAGTGCTAAAGCAAATCAATTATCTGCAGAAGGAGTAGATATTTGCAATTTAAGTGCAGGAGAACCTGATTTTGATGCCCCCAAAGAAGTTATAGAGGCTACAAGTAAAGCTATATTTGATGGATTCACAAAGTACGGTCCCGCAGCAGGGAATTTAGATCTCCGAAAAGCAATTGCAAATAAACTTCAAATTCAAAACGATTTAAATTATGAATTTGAAAATGTAATGGTCACGAATGGTGCTAAGCAAGCAATATATAATCTTTTCCAAGTCTTTTTAAATACTGGAGACGAAGTTATTATTCCTTCTCCATATTGGTTAAGTTATCCCCAGATAGTTAGATTGGCGGGTGGGAAGCCAATTTTTACAAATTCTTCTGCAGAAGATGGATTCAAAATAAATATAGAAGATTTGAAGTCTAAAATCTCTCCAAAAACTAAATTTATAATTATCAATTCTCCTAATAACCCTACTGGAAGAGTTATGTCAAAGGAAGAATTATTGCAGATTGCCGATTTAGCTAGAGAAAATCCCAACATCAATATTCTTTCTGATGAGATTTACGAACTAATCCATAAAAAAGAATTTAAACACTACAGTTTATCCTCACTAGCAAATGACTTAAAAGATAGGATTTTTATGATAAATGGGTTTGCGAAAGGATGGGCTATGACTGGCTGGAGGATAGGTTATTTAGTAGGTCACAAAGATGTAATCAAAGCATCCTCAGCATTACAAAGTCAAAGTACAAGTAATGTTTGTTCTTTTGTTCAAAAAGGTGCTTTAGAAGCTTTAAAAATTAATAATGAGTTCTTCACAAAGATAAATAGCCATTATGATCAAAGAAGAAGTCTTCTTTATGAAGGCCTTAAGAATATAAATGGGATTTATATTGAAGAACCTAAAGGAGCATTTTATGCATTTCCAAAATTACCTAATTCCTCAATTACTTCTATTGATTTCTGCAATAAAGCTCTTCAAGATTACGGTTTAGTTGTCGTACCCGGAAAAGCTTTTGGGGCTGATCAATGTATTAGGATATCTTGTGCAGCTTCAGAGATCAAAATAAAAGATGGACTAGAAAGAATTGAAAAAGCAATATCTGAAAACTATTAA
- a CDS encoding uracil-DNA glycosylase: protein MKRLVIGRGSVFADLLIIGEAPGAQEDLEGKPYVGKSGKLLNELLIQAGIDYKKDVYFCNVIKCRPPNNRKPTAREINIHKPWILQQIKLVDPKFILLTGSTAMRAILEVKDPISNLRGRWIKKDGREIMVIFHPSYLLRFPSKEINKPYHLTLKDLENVSGKLYAV, encoded by the coding sequence GTGAAAAGGTTAGTAATTGGGAGAGGAAGTGTATTTGCAGATTTATTAATAATTGGTGAGGCACCTGGAGCACAGGAAGATTTAGAAGGAAAACCTTATGTAGGTAAATCTGGTAAGCTATTAAACGAATTATTAATACAAGCTGGGATTGACTATAAGAAGGATGTTTATTTTTGTAATGTAATTAAATGTCGTCCACCAAATAATAGAAAACCCACTGCTAGAGAAATTAATATTCATAAACCTTGGATATTACAGCAAATAAAGCTAGTTGATCCAAAATTTATATTACTTACTGGTTCAACTGCTATGAGAGCTATTTTAGAAGTTAAAGATCCTATAAGTAATTTAAGAGGTCGATGGATTAAAAAAGATGGGAGAGAAATTATGGTAATTTTTCATCCATCTTATTTGTTGAGATTTCCTTCAAAAGAAATCAATAAACCTTACCATCTAACTTTGAAAGACCTTGAGAATGTAAGTGGTAAACTATATGCCGTATAA
- the ispG gene encoding (E)-4-hydroxy-3-methylbut-2-enyl-diphosphate synthase, producing the protein MSLTQSKEVNSLSKRYSTHIERRITRTVMVGDVAIGSDYPVRVQSMINEDTMDVENAYLAIKRLHDVGCEIVRLTVPSLAHAKAVGDIKAKLLENNINTPLVADVHHNGMKIAMEVAKHVDKVRINPGLFVFEKSDPTRTEYTDEEFETIKQTILKRFTPLVEVLKAENKALRIGVNHGSLSERMLFTYGDTPLGMTESAMEFVKICDELDFHNIIISMKASRAPVMMAAYRMIADRLDSEGYNYPLHLGVTEAGDGDYGRIKSTAGIGTLLAEGLGDTIRVSLTEAPEKEIPVCYSILQSLGLRKTMVEYISCPSCGRTLFNLEEVVDKVRNATSHLTGLDIAIMGCIVNGPGEMADADYGYVGKGKGTIALYRRKEEIKRVPEDEGVNALIQLIKDDGKWIDP; encoded by the coding sequence ATGTCATTAACTCAATCAAAAGAGGTTAATAGTCTCTCCAAAAGATATTCAACTCATATTGAGAGAAGGATAACTAGAACAGTAATGGTAGGTGATGTAGCTATTGGAAGTGATTATCCAGTAAGAGTTCAATCGATGATAAATGAAGATACGATGGATGTCGAGAATGCTTACTTAGCTATCAAAAGACTTCATGATGTGGGTTGTGAAATAGTAAGGTTGACTGTCCCTTCCTTAGCACATGCCAAAGCGGTAGGAGATATAAAAGCAAAATTACTAGAAAATAATATAAATACCCCCTTGGTGGCTGATGTTCACCATAATGGTATGAAAATTGCAATGGAAGTTGCAAAACATGTCGATAAAGTAAGAATTAATCCTGGATTGTTTGTTTTTGAAAAATCAGACCCTACAAGAACTGAATATACAGATGAGGAATTTGAAACTATTAAGCAAACAATACTTAAAAGATTTACCCCTTTAGTTGAAGTTTTAAAGGCTGAAAACAAAGCTCTAAGGATTGGAGTTAATCATGGGTCTCTATCTGAGAGGATGCTTTTTACTTATGGTGATACGCCATTGGGAATGACAGAATCTGCGATGGAGTTCGTCAAAATTTGTGATGAGCTTGATTTTCATAACATAATTATTTCTATGAAAGCTTCTAGAGCTCCGGTTATGATGGCAGCTTACAGAATGATTGCAGATAGGCTTGACTCAGAAGGATATAACTATCCCTTACATTTAGGAGTGACCGAAGCTGGTGATGGTGATTATGGAAGGATTAAAAGTACTGCTGGAATTGGAACGCTTTTAGCAGAGGGATTAGGAGATACCATCAGGGTTTCCTTAACAGAAGCCCCAGAGAAGGAAATTCCAGTGTGCTATTCAATTTTGCAATCTTTAGGATTAAGAAAAACAATGGTTGAATACATCAGTTGCCCTAGTTGTGGGAGAACACTTTTCAATCTAGAAGAAGTTGTTGATAAAGTTAGGAACGCCACCTCACATTTAACGGGTCTGGATATAGCAATAATGGGATGTATTGTTAATGGGCCAGGAGAAATGGCAGATGCTGATTATGGTTATGTTGGGAAAGGTAAAGGAACTATTGCCTTATATAGAAGGAAAGAAGAGATAAAAAGAGTACCTGAAGATGAGGGGGTTAATGCTTTAATCCAACTTATTAAAGATGATGGGAAGTGGATTGATCCTTAA
- a CDS encoding PDZ domain-containing protein — MKLKKLLKKNFIILFATSFSAIFCNNFAEATVLNNSYKEVIDHVWQIVYRDFLDSSGKFQKSNWIKIRKEFLSKTYSDSNEAYDAIRDMLSNLDDSYTRFLEPKEFNQMRIDTSGELTGVGIQIVKDKESDVLIIISPIEDTPAFNAGIKAQDKILSIDDISTKGMNIDDAVKLIRGQRGTKVKLEILRGSKTFFKVLSREKIEIKTVSSKVNETKNGLLIGYVRIKQFNANASRETREAIKNLETKKVAGYVLDLRSNPGGLLESSIDISRHFINKGVIVSTLSKDGLKETKRGNGQALTKKPLVVLVNEGSASASEIVSGAIKDNKRGKLVGKKTFGKGLVQSMRTLVDGSGLTVTVAKYLTPNGTDINKSGIAPDIEVKMNINPILQREIGTRKDKQYKAGEKELINIIKRKNQIGQFNPATTNLNAFLKIKKGKELFSLN; from the coding sequence TTGAAGTTAAAAAAATTGCTTAAAAAAAACTTTATAATTTTATTTGCGACAAGCTTTTCAGCGATTTTTTGTAATAATTTTGCAGAAGCAACAGTTTTAAATAATAGTTATAAAGAAGTAATTGATCATGTTTGGCAAATTGTATATAGAGATTTTCTTGATTCAAGTGGTAAATTCCAAAAGTCAAATTGGATTAAGATAAGAAAAGAATTTTTATCAAAAACATACTCAGATAGTAATGAAGCATATGACGCGATTAGAGATATGCTATCGAACTTAGATGATTCTTATACAAGATTTTTAGAACCAAAGGAATTTAATCAAATGAGAATAGATACTTCTGGAGAATTAACTGGAGTTGGTATTCAAATTGTTAAAGATAAAGAATCTGATGTTTTAATTATTATTTCCCCTATAGAGGACACACCTGCTTTTAATGCTGGAATTAAGGCTCAAGACAAAATCTTATCTATAGATGATATTTCTACGAAAGGGATGAATATAGATGATGCCGTGAAATTAATAAGAGGACAAAGAGGTACTAAAGTAAAGCTTGAAATTCTTAGAGGTTCTAAAACTTTTTTTAAGGTTTTATCAAGAGAAAAGATTGAAATAAAAACTGTTTCAAGTAAAGTCAATGAAACCAAAAATGGCTTACTAATTGGTTATGTAAGGATTAAACAATTTAACGCAAATGCATCCAGAGAGACCAGAGAAGCTATTAAGAATTTAGAAACAAAAAAAGTCGCAGGATATGTTCTTGACTTAAGAAGTAATCCTGGAGGTTTATTAGAATCAAGTATTGATATCTCTAGGCACTTCATTAACAAAGGAGTAATAGTTAGTACCTTGAGTAAAGATGGTTTAAAAGAAACAAAAAGAGGAAATGGTCAGGCTCTAACAAAAAAACCTTTAGTTGTCCTAGTTAATGAGGGATCAGCCAGTGCTAGTGAAATAGTTTCTGGTGCAATAAAAGATAATAAAAGAGGAAAATTAGTAGGGAAAAAAACTTTTGGAAAAGGTCTAGTTCAATCTATGAGAACTTTAGTTGATGGTTCTGGGTTAACTGTTACGGTAGCAAAGTATTTAACTCCGAACGGTACTGATATAAATAAATCTGGAATTGCTCCAGATATTGAAGTAAAAATGAATATCAACCCTATTCTTCAAAGAGAGATTGGAACTAGAAAAGATAAACAATATAAAGCAGGCGAAAAAGAGCTCATTAATATAATTAAAAGGAAAAATCAGATAGGCCAGTTTAACCCTGCTACTACAAATCTGAATGCATTCCTAAAAATTAAGAAGGGAAAAGAATTGTTTTCATTAAATTAA